From the Clostridium putrefaciens genome, one window contains:
- a CDS encoding radical SAM/SPASM domain-containing protein translates to MEETDYLKKLATVGSIIPNEYIELNQLKFLYNQYKFNNNVFHIILNPTLNCNFRCSYCYEEHKTGSFNEEIMNRIIKLVEKKSSEENKIQVAWFGGEPLLEFDKIKRLTDTFKNICNNNNCLYEAKIITNGYLLNAKNIKKLKDLNITNAQITLDGTKEYHDKKRCLQNGEGTYEKVKNNCVNILKNNIKLTLRVNIDEDNYEDISNLFNIIPDIYKKDVNFQASNLFQQKENLNFYLLYKKAIDNGFSFNDSSNRLIKCEAATPNAVTIYPDGKLTFCSLAAEEGNFFGNLDFDGRIKVTNKELYYNFYSVDPFDTEICNDCVELPMCMGTCVFTRFRNKGKCTKTAGLSLQDRMKLHVYNDKQFKYILK, encoded by the coding sequence TTGGAGGAAACTGATTATTTAAAAAAATTAGCAACTGTAGGTTCAATAATACCCAATGAATATATTGAATTAAATCAATTAAAATTTTTATATAACCAATATAAATTTAATAATAATGTATTTCATATAATTTTAAATCCAACTCTTAACTGTAACTTTAGATGTAGTTATTGTTATGAAGAACATAAAACTGGAAGCTTTAACGAAGAAATAATGAATCGCATAATCAAATTAGTTGAGAAAAAGAGCAGTGAAGAAAATAAAATTCAAGTTGCTTGGTTTGGTGGCGAACCATTGTTAGAATTTGACAAAATAAAGCGCCTTACAGATACGTTTAAAAATATATGTAATAACAACAATTGCTTATATGAAGCAAAAATTATAACTAATGGATATCTATTAAATGCTAAAAACATAAAAAAATTAAAAGACTTAAATATTACTAATGCACAAATTACTTTAGATGGTACTAAGGAATATCATGATAAAAAAAGATGTCTACAAAATGGTGAAGGAACTTATGAAAAAGTAAAAAATAATTGTGTTAATATCCTGAAAAATAATATTAAATTAACATTAAGAGTAAATATAGATGAGGATAATTATGAAGATATTTCAAACTTATTTAATATAATACCTGATATTTATAAAAAAGATGTAAATTTTCAAGCAAGCAATTTATTTCAACAAAAAGAGAATCTAAACTTTTATTTATTATATAAAAAGGCTATAGATAATGGATTTTCTTTTAATGATAGTTCAAATAGATTAATTAAATGTGAAGCAGCAACTCCCAATGCAGTAACAATATATCCTGATGGAAAATTAACCTTTTGCTCACTTGCTGCAGAAGAAGGTAATTTTTTTGGGAACTTAGATTTCGATGGGCGTATTAAAGTGACTAATAAAGAATTATATTATAACTTTTATAGTGTAGACCCTTTTGATACTGAAATATGTAATGATTGCGTTGAACTACCTATGTGTATGGGTACTTGTGTGTTTACTAGGTTTAGAAATAAAGGTAAGTGTACTAAAACCGCAGGATTATCATTACAAGATAGAATGAAACTTCATGTTTATAATGATAAACAGTTTAAATATATATTAAAATAG